A genomic window from Cytophagia bacterium CHB2 includes:
- a CDS encoding T9SS type A sorting domain-containing protein, with amino-acid sequence SSVEQFSNTEADDHINMLVHNEEIFMTVKTSGGGSSAAKNGLLHRATDGTWTAYTINLENGWTRPVGAIDATNGVYYAIGTREGSHQIGEMKSVSLGDYGALASAVRDTIFDNGFDDFFDSSAPAHVVTGASDLILLANNTTRDQTWAQFIHLPGAALAKPITLREEERQVAQTAEHLNEQDVIVAYPNPFNPQTQIRFRLKDAAAVKLQIFNVNGQLVKTLVNGKLAAGVHERRWNARNHNGIAVASGTYLYRLQIDGQAITGRLHYIK; translated from the coding sequence TCTTCGGTGGAACAATTTTCCAATACCGAAGCGGACGATCATATCAACATGCTCGTCCACAATGAAGAAATTTTCATGACCGTCAAAACCTCCGGCGGCGGCAGCAGCGCAGCCAAAAACGGATTGCTTCATCGCGCAACCGACGGAACCTGGACGGCCTACACCATCAATCTCGAGAATGGCTGGACCCGCCCAGTGGGAGCTATCGATGCGACAAATGGAGTTTATTATGCGATCGGCACGCGCGAGGGCTCCCATCAAATCGGGGAAATGAAAAGCGTGTCTCTTGGAGATTATGGCGCGCTGGCCAGCGCCGTGCGCGACACCATTTTCGATAACGGTTTCGATGATTTCTTTGATTCTTCCGCTCCTGCGCATGTAGTTACGGGCGCATCGGATCTGATTTTATTGGCAAACAACACAACGCGGGATCAAACGTGGGCGCAATTCATCCATTTGCCTGGCGCGGCGTTGGCGAAACCGATCACTCTTCGCGAGGAAGAACGCCAAGTGGCGCAAACCGCGGAACATCTGAACGAGCAGGATGTGATTGTCGCTTACCCCAACCCGTTTAATCCGCAGACACAAATTCGCTTCCGGCTCAAAGATGCGGCTGCTGTGAAGCTGCAGATCTTCAACGTTAACGGCCAACTGGTCAAGACGTTGGTCAACGGTAAGCTGGCAGCGGGCGTGCATGAACGCCGCTGGAATGCTCGCAATCATAACGGTATCGCGGTTGCCAGCGGAACTTATCTCTATCGACTGCAAATCGACGGACAGGCTATTACCGGGCGTTTGCATTATATCAAGTAA